The DNA segment TGCCCAAGGCAAAAGCATCGCTAAAGATAGCAGCAATGTCAGCAGCGTACCCACGACACCAATAATCCAGCTATTTAGTGCAATGCCAGTAATAGTAATGGCCATTCCCACTACAGTAATCAACAACGCCCTTGGTTTGACTATAACTGGAGGTTGAGGACGTGGCTGAAAACCAGAACGGGCTTGTTTCAATATGGCTGTGTTTTGCGGTGATTGTAAGGAAGAAATAGCAGCTAGAGCTTGTTGTGCTGCTAATGCTTCTGAGGTTAAGTGATTTTCACCTGCACCACCATCAAAGTCATCCGGTTGCAAGTCGTGTTCAGGTGTAGATTCTGGGGTTGGTGAATTTGAGGAATTGGATTCAATCGTCATGTTTTCTATTTTGCCCCAGTAGACTTGATTTCACAAAGGTTGACAGGGCGTAAAACTCACAGCACAACCTGATAAGTATTACACCTAGTGCAAGTAAAACTTGGTTTTACTGAACATTCTTTTAACTTAATTGTGAGTTCAACGTCTATGTTTAAGAATTTGTTAGCGAGTGTTGGTATTGGCGCAGCTAAAGTAGATACACGGCTGTTCAACAATTCCGTCATTCCTGGGGGGATTCTAGAGGGTGAAGTCTATATTCGTGGTGGAGATGTAGCCCAGGACATACAGGATATTTACCTAAAACTTGCCACTGAATATCAGCGAGAAGTCGATGACTCGACTGTGACTGAAGAATGCGTCATGGTGAATTATAGATTGTTAGAACACTTAACAATCCAGCCAAAAGAGGAAGTGGTGATTCCATTTTCACTCAACTTACCTGATGAAATGCCGCTTACCTTTGGTCACATTCCCGTATACGTCCGTACAGGTTTAGATATTAAATCGGCTATTAACCCCAGAGATAGAGACTATCTAGAAGTTCGCACACATCCATTGATGCAAAGAGTACTGCTAGCAATAGAACACTTGGGCTTCCATCTCCACAAAGTCGAT comes from the Nostoc sp. PCC 7120 = FACHB-418 genome and includes:
- a CDS encoding sporulation protein, whose protein sequence is MFKNLLASVGIGAAKVDTRLFNNSVIPGGILEGEVYIRGGDVAQDIQDIYLKLATEYQREVDDSTVTEECVMVNYRLLEHLTIQPKEEVVIPFSLNLPDEMPLTFGHIPVYVRTGLDIKSAINPRDRDYLEVRTHPLMQRVLLAIEHLGFHLHKVDCEYTHYFGGAYPFVQELEFRPTGKYRHSLDELEVVFRLTADQLEVLLEIDKRARGWKGWLEEAFDIDERYARLIVKQSDLYETDVEALIDQIIQSHLS